Proteins from one Deltaproteobacteria bacterium genomic window:
- a CDS encoding branched-chain amino acid ABC transporter permease has translation MVYLSGPRLLPLIACALLPLVLGTYWQRVLLSVAVFGLLAISWDILAQSSMVSLGQALFFGMGAYCSGAMNHYWGLSPFITIPLATIMGGVICTTLLLPVLRLRGIYFAMVTLIIPLMLVRIIEATKILGGTEGISGLTPLPSHWIESYVSLAALLAALFGFRRLMDSDYGLVLKGINDNDRSVMNAGINIYWFKAQALFLSSAVGAFAGAMMTHVYMFVGMPVFALDYSILPIAAVVVGGGGSLAGAVLGAFILVPLSEALRALGGLRIVFYGAFLVFFIVALPEGIFHFITRKYHQFERWVEVEK, from the coding sequence ATGGTCTATCTTTCAGGGCCGAGACTTCTTCCCCTGATCGCTTGCGCCCTTTTGCCACTTGTTCTGGGCACTTACTGGCAGAGAGTGTTATTGTCAGTGGCGGTATTCGGCCTGCTGGCCATCAGCTGGGATATCCTTGCGCAGAGCAGCATGGTTTCCCTGGGACAGGCGCTTTTTTTCGGCATGGGTGCATACTGCTCCGGGGCGATGAACCATTACTGGGGCCTTTCCCCTTTCATCACCATCCCTCTGGCCACCATCATGGGAGGGGTTATCTGCACGACGCTTCTTCTCCCTGTTTTGCGGCTGCGGGGGATCTACTTTGCCATGGTTACCCTCATTATTCCGCTGATGCTGGTCCGGATCATTGAGGCCACCAAGATTTTAGGCGGAACCGAAGGGATCAGCGGGCTGACCCCGCTTCCCTCTCATTGGATCGAGTCGTATGTGAGCCTGGCCGCCCTCCTGGCCGCCCTTTTCGGGTTTCGAAGGCTCATGGATTCCGATTACGGTCTGGTGCTCAAAGGGATCAACGACAATGACCGATCGGTGATGAATGCGGGCATCAACATCTACTGGTTCAAGGCCCAGGCCCTGTTTTTGTCAAGCGCTGTCGGCGCCTTTGCCGGGGCAATGATGACCCATGTCTATATGTTTGTGGGAATGCCTGTCTTTGCCCTCGATTATTCCATCCTTCCTATCGCTGCGGTGGTTGTGGGGGGCGGGGGTTCACTTGCCGGCGCGGTTCTCGGGGCATTTATCCTGGTCCCGCTTTCCGAGGCCCTCAGGGCCTTGGGCGGATTAAGAATCGTTTTTTACGGCGCCTTTCTCGTTTTTTTCATCGTGGCCCTCCCTGAGGGGATCTTTCATTTCATCACCCGAAAGTATCATCAGTTCGAAAGATGGGTGGAGGTGGAAAAGTGA
- a CDS encoding ABC transporter ATP-binding protein → MGGGGKVNAAPLLQVVELSKSFGGVQAVSRVTFDLHKGELLGIIGPNGSGKTTTVNLITGFVKATSGSVIYQGRDITSWAPHKIVRLGIARTFQMVKPFYQLPAFKNIIIPLYSPRVKQLVGGKYGDRSAVALDLLEEVGFERDAQVAYKVASVLPQGYLKRLELAKAIALQPDLIILDELFSGLSLAEVASIVPIIEKLLVAGKTIIMIEHRLKEVFRIAHRVVVLNYGRLIANGPSKEVMENEEVKKAYLGSED, encoded by the coding sequence ATGGGTGGAGGTGGAAAAGTGAATGCCGCACCCTTATTGCAGGTGGTGGAGCTTTCCAAGTCCTTCGGCGGGGTGCAGGCCGTAAGCCGGGTCACCTTCGACCTCCACAAGGGCGAACTCCTCGGGATCATCGGCCCAAACGGATCCGGCAAGACAACTACCGTAAACCTTATCACGGGATTTGTGAAAGCGACCTCTGGGAGCGTCATCTACCAGGGCCGCGACATCACCAGCTGGGCCCCTCACAAGATCGTACGCTTAGGGATTGCCAGGACATTTCAAATGGTCAAGCCGTTTTACCAGCTCCCCGCATTTAAAAATATTATCATCCCCCTTTACTCCCCCCGGGTAAAGCAGCTTGTGGGCGGCAAGTACGGCGACAGGAGTGCGGTGGCCCTTGACCTGTTGGAAGAAGTCGGCTTTGAAAGGGATGCCCAGGTGGCTTACAAGGTGGCCAGCGTCCTCCCCCAGGGCTATCTGAAAAGGCTGGAACTGGCAAAGGCCATCGCCCTGCAGCCCGACCTCATCATCCTAGATGAGCTCTTTTCAGGGCTCAGCCTTGCCGAAGTGGCAAGCATTGTTCCTATCATCGAGAAACTCCTTGTCGCGGGAAAGACCATCATCATGATCGAGCACCGGCTTAAGGAGGTGTTCCGCATCGCTCATCGGGTGGTGGTCCTCAACTACGGGAGGCTGATCGCCAATGGTCCTTCCAAAGAGGTGATGGAGAATGAAGAGGTCAAGAAGGCCTACCTTGGCTCTGAGGACTAA
- a CDS encoding ATP-binding cassette domain-containing protein, which produces MLEVQNLLVFFENALALNDFSMSVKQGEIVGVIGSNSAGKTTLMNTLSGLIIDMAIKERRKGGERITVYGRILYQGEEITTTRPSDRVRRGIALARERHPIFPESSVMENLKIAGYLRTRSEIKEVTQYTFKLFPALVPLKSRKAGFLSGGEQQMLAIGMSLMVKPKLLLLDEPLLGLSPMMQKSLVTAICNLQKESEITVLITEQFARPVLPIIDRGYVIENGMLTLSGTGKELMDNPEIKAAYFGV; this is translated from the coding sequence ATGCTTGAAGTTCAGAATCTCTTGGTTTTCTTCGAGAACGCCCTGGCGCTCAACGACTTTTCCATGAGCGTGAAGCAAGGCGAGATAGTGGGCGTCATCGGCTCCAACAGTGCCGGGAAAACGACCCTCATGAATACGCTTTCGGGCCTCATTATCGATATGGCTATCAAGGAACGAAGAAAGGGCGGGGAAAGAATCACGGTTTACGGACGCATTCTTTACCAGGGAGAGGAGATCACAACCACCCGGCCGAGCGATAGGGTCAGGAGGGGGATTGCCCTTGCCAGGGAGCGGCATCCTATATTTCCGGAAAGCAGCGTCATGGAAAACCTCAAGATCGCCGGTTACCTGCGGACCCGGTCGGAAATAAAAGAAGTGACCCAATATACCTTCAAGCTTTTTCCGGCCCTTGTCCCCCTTAAATCACGGAAAGCGGGATTCCTCAGCGGCGGAGAGCAGCAGATGCTCGCCATCGGCATGAGTCTTATGGTAAAGCCCAAGCTCCTCCTCCTGGACGAACCCCTGTTAGGCCTCAGCCCGATGATGCAAAAATCCCTGGTAACCGCCATCTGCAACCTTCAAAAGGAATCCGAGATCACGGTGCTCATCACTGAGCAGTTCGCACGGCCGGTCCTTCCCATCATTGACAGGGGGTATGTCATTGAAAACGGAATGTTGACCCTGTCCGGGACAGGGAAGGAGCTGATGGACAATCCCGAAATCAAGGCCGCCTATTTCGGGGTTTAA
- a CDS encoding acyl--CoA ligase — protein MSNKEENNIYAAFEAAAERRRHHPAVIYLGTRYSYHQIKDLAERFAAALIHLGVSPGQRIVLYIPNTVQWVITWLGIQRAGAVPVPITPIYTPHDLRYITNDSGAEAIVCADTNFGYVKRVLPETQLKNVIVTRMADLLPWWKRAFGTLFDVLPKGKATLGENTYFLRTLLSQNRGAGAKLPPLTRDGRARCEILYTGGTTKFPKGVPYTHDLFLVSVAEQITVSKDLVPLEDNIVFGNAPLFHILGQTCSLGSLFMGGTLMLQPKVNIDATFESIERFKATSMIGVPTLYRMMLEHDRLDQYDLSSVVYWYSAGDVLPVEVGKRWQERFGRIIYQGYGATETCGGVAMCPTNITNPPKSVGRVVPSKRIKLVDPATLEPVKQGEPGELLVNSDLMVTSYLNKPEETKEAFVEIEGRKWYRTADIMSMDGEGNLYFVDRTVDTIKHKGYRISASEIEAVLQEHPAVIGSCVVGIPDEKVGERIKAYVVLKTDVKGITGYDLMKWCRKQLVSYKIPQYIEFRDMLPKSKVGKLLRREIRSEEDRRARG, from the coding sequence ATGAGTAACAAGGAAGAAAACAACATCTATGCGGCGTTTGAGGCCGCTGCCGAAAGGCGAAGGCACCATCCTGCCGTCATTTACCTCGGTACCCGATATTCGTATCACCAGATCAAGGATCTGGCCGAGCGCTTTGCAGCCGCGCTCATCCATCTGGGTGTGAGTCCTGGGCAACGGATCGTTCTCTATATCCCGAACACAGTCCAGTGGGTGATAACATGGCTGGGTATCCAGCGGGCAGGCGCCGTGCCCGTACCCATCACGCCCATCTATACCCCCCATGACCTGCGTTATATCACGAACGACAGCGGGGCAGAAGCGATCGTGTGCGCAGACACCAACTTCGGATATGTAAAGCGGGTATTGCCTGAGACACAACTCAAGAATGTAATCGTCACCCGCATGGCCGACCTCCTGCCGTGGTGGAAGCGGGCCTTCGGCACCCTCTTCGATGTGCTTCCGAAAGGAAAGGCCACTCTCGGGGAAAACACCTATTTTCTGCGGACCCTCCTCAGCCAAAACCGGGGGGCGGGCGCAAAGCTCCCGCCATTGACCAGGGACGGGCGGGCCAGGTGCGAGATCCTTTACACCGGCGGCACAACAAAGTTTCCCAAAGGCGTTCCCTACACCCATGATCTTTTCCTGGTGTCCGTAGCCGAACAGATCACCGTGAGCAAGGATCTTGTCCCTTTAGAGGACAACATCGTATTTGGTAACGCCCCCCTTTTTCATATCCTCGGCCAGACATGCAGCCTGGGCTCCTTGTTTATGGGCGGCACCCTCATGCTCCAGCCCAAGGTGAACATCGACGCCACCTTTGAATCGATCGAACGGTTCAAGGCCACCTCCATGATCGGCGTTCCTACCCTGTACCGCATGATGCTGGAACACGACCGGCTCGACCAGTATGATCTTAGTTCCGTGGTTTACTGGTACAGTGCCGGCGATGTTCTTCCCGTAGAGGTGGGGAAACGGTGGCAGGAGAGGTTCGGCAGGATAATTTATCAAGGCTACGGCGCCACGGAAACCTGCGGCGGGGTCGCCATGTGCCCGACGAACATTACAAATCCCCCGAAGAGCGTCGGCCGCGTGGTGCCGAGCAAGCGGATCAAACTTGTGGATCCCGCTACCCTCGAGCCGGTGAAGCAGGGGGAACCGGGTGAACTCCTCGTCAATTCCGATCTCATGGTAACGAGCTATCTCAACAAACCGGAAGAAACCAAAGAGGCCTTTGTAGAAATCGAGGGGAGAAAATGGTACCGCACTGCGGACATCATGTCCATGGATGGAGAAGGAAATCTCTATTTCGTGGACCGCACCGTGGATACCATCAAGCACAAAGGCTATCGGATATCAGCCTCTGAAATCGAGGCGGTGCTTCAGGAACATCCCGCTGTGATCGGATCCTGTGTGGTGGGCATTCCGGATGAAAAGGTGGGTGAACGCATCAAGGCCTATGTGGTCCTGAAAACGGATGTCAAAGGAATCACGGGATACGATCTCATGAAATGGTGCCGGAAGCAGCTCGTTTCTTATAAAATACCACAGTACATCGAATTCAGAGACATGCTTCCCAAGTCAAAGGTGGGGAAACTCCTGCGTCGTGAGATTCGAAGCGAAGAGGACCGACGGGCACGGGGGTAG
- a CDS encoding ABC transporter ATP-binding protein: MEPLLVVNNIEVIYHNVVLVLKGMSLQVNKGQIVTVLGNNGAGKTTTLKAISGLLKSEDGEVTDGSIHFQGQRIDRKYPEEIVRMGIFQVMEGRRVFEDLTVDENLMAGGHTNKGRGLMRTHMRMVYDYFPRLKARKNVLAGYISGGEQQMLVIGRGLMSTPILMLLDEPSMGLSPLLVSEIFRIIQQINREEGVSILLVEQNARLALSIASHGYVMENGRIVLDDSVEKLKENADVREFYLGLTEVGKKKSYRDVKHYKRRKRWLT; the protein is encoded by the coding sequence ATGGAACCGCTGCTAGTCGTCAACAATATCGAGGTGATTTACCATAATGTGGTCCTTGTCCTGAAAGGAATGTCCCTCCAGGTCAATAAAGGACAGATCGTTACGGTCCTGGGAAACAACGGGGCGGGAAAGACGACCACCCTCAAGGCGATTTCAGGGCTCCTGAAATCCGAGGACGGCGAGGTCACCGACGGGTCCATCCATTTCCAGGGGCAACGGATCGACCGGAAATATCCGGAAGAGATCGTACGCATGGGAATATTTCAGGTCATGGAGGGTCGCAGGGTCTTTGAGGACCTGACCGTTGACGAAAACCTCATGGCAGGCGGTCACACCAACAAGGGAAGGGGCCTGATGCGAACGCACATGCGCATGGTCTATGATTATTTCCCAAGGCTCAAGGCCCGAAAAAATGTCCTGGCCGGCTACATCAGCGGCGGAGAGCAACAGATGCTGGTGATCGGCAGGGGCCTCATGTCCACCCCCATCCTGATGCTCCTTGACGAACCGTCCATGGGTCTCTCTCCCCTGCTGGTCTCTGAAATATTCAGGATCATTCAACAGATCAACAGGGAGGAGGGGGTGAGCATCCTGCTGGTGGAACAGAACGCCCGTCTGGCACTCTCCATTGCAAGCCACGGGTATGTCATGGAAAACGGCCGGATCGTCTTGGATGATTCGGTGGAAAAGCTCAAGGAAAATGCCGATGTCAGGGAATTCTATCTGGGTCTTACGGAAGTGGGAAAGAAAAAGAGCTACCGTGACGTCAAACATTACAAGAGAAGAAAGCGATGGCTGACATAG
- a CDS encoding ABC transporter ATP-binding protein, protein MENNEEYQLQVKDIHLSFGGLMALNGVTTGVRKGEIFSIIGPNGAGKTCLLNCINRFYHPERGSILFEGRDISRTKPHKIAGMGIARTFQNVELFAHMTVLDNIKLGAHVHLRSGFLSGGIYYGKSRKEEMELRKEIEEKIIDLLEIEPIRKQVVHALPYGLQKRVELARALAMKPRVLLLDEPATGMNLEETEDIARFILDINEDWGVTIILIEHDMGVVMDISDRICVLDFGQKIAEGKPQEIRHDENVIKAYLGEEDITYSRLGA, encoded by the coding sequence ATGGAAAATAACGAAGAATATCAGCTTCAAGTTAAGGATATTCACCTCAGTTTCGGGGGCCTCATGGCGCTTAATGGGGTGACCACCGGTGTCAGGAAGGGGGAGATCTTTTCCATTATCGGCCCCAATGGTGCGGGCAAGACCTGCCTCCTGAACTGTATCAATCGATTCTACCATCCTGAAAGGGGGAGCATCCTTTTCGAAGGGCGGGACATCTCCCGGACGAAGCCGCACAAGATTGCCGGAATGGGCATCGCACGTACATTTCAGAACGTGGAACTCTTTGCCCATATGACGGTTCTGGACAACATCAAGCTGGGTGCGCACGTCCATTTGCGATCGGGGTTCCTTTCCGGGGGGATTTATTACGGAAAGTCACGAAAAGAGGAGATGGAACTCCGTAAAGAGATAGAAGAAAAAATCATAGACCTCCTGGAAATCGAACCCATCCGGAAACAGGTGGTCCATGCCCTCCCTTATGGGCTCCAGAAGCGTGTGGAACTGGCCCGTGCCCTGGCCATGAAACCGAGGGTCCTCCTCCTGGATGAGCCTGCCACCGGAATGAACCTGGAGGAAACCGAAGATATCGCCCGCTTTATCCTGGATATCAACGAGGATTGGGGGGTCACCATCATCCTGATCGAGCACGACATGGGGGTGGTCATGGACATCTCCGACCGGATCTGCGTCCTCGATTTCGGCCAGAAAATTGCGGAAGGCAAACCCCAGGAGATCCGGCATGATGAAAACGTCATCAAGGCCTATCTGGGCGAAGAGGACATTACCTACTCAAGGTTGGGTGCGTGA
- a CDS encoding AMP-binding protein has protein sequence MDILTLPALLHRNAQTYGDSRVAIREKEYGIWQPVTWRGYYENVRDFALGLHCLGFKPGDKLAYAGDNRPEGLYSELAAQSLGGTIVGIYPDSNLDQVEYILNHSDAVFAVAGDQEQADKILDIKEKCPLVQRVIVDDPKGMRRYDDPILLYFRDVQKEGRELFEKEPHLFEEMWRKITPDDVGMINYTSGTTGVPKGSMITQKNMYSVAKGQDDVDAAEDTFEYVSFLPFPWIGEQEFGVYWSLYKAFTVNFPEKVETVRENIREIGPHIMLAPPRIWERMCSDIQVKIQDAAWIKRLAYKIFLPVGYRMSEFKLKKKALPFQWKLLYGLGHLFLFRALKNYLGLARLKHVYTGGAPLGPEIFQMFQALGVNIKQAYGMTEQTAASIIHRTDDIRLDTVGQPLPGIEFKVSDTGELLSRGPTIFKGYYKNPEATAEALREGWFHSGDAALIEEDGHIIIIDRMSDVMKLADGSKFSPQLIENKLRFSPYILDAVVIGQERPFITAMIAIDMPNVGKWAENNQIPYTTFTDISQKQETYDLIAREVAKTNESLPKVAKIRKFVLLYKELDADDDELTRTRKVRRKFVAERYKDLIEALYGDKEELQIEADIRYQDGKGFRMKTTVRVKQVDPGE, from the coding sequence ATGGACATACTAACGCTTCCAGCCCTGTTGCATCGGAACGCCCAGACATACGGCGATTCCCGTGTGGCCATCCGGGAGAAAGAATACGGGATCTGGCAACCGGTCACCTGGAGGGGGTATTACGAAAACGTGCGGGATTTCGCCCTTGGACTCCACTGTCTGGGCTTCAAGCCGGGGGACAAGCTCGCCTATGCCGGGGACAACCGGCCCGAGGGACTTTATTCAGAACTGGCGGCCCAGTCCCTGGGTGGGACGATTGTGGGGATCTATCCCGACAGCAATCTGGACCAGGTGGAATACATCCTGAATCATTCAGACGCCGTTTTTGCCGTGGCGGGCGATCAGGAACAGGCCGATAAGATCCTGGACATCAAAGAGAAATGCCCCCTGGTTCAAAGGGTGATCGTGGATGATCCAAAGGGGATGCGTCGCTATGATGACCCGATCCTTCTCTATTTCAGGGATGTTCAAAAAGAGGGTCGCGAGTTATTTGAAAAGGAACCGCACCTCTTCGAAGAAATGTGGCGTAAGATCACCCCCGATGATGTCGGCATGATCAACTACACATCAGGAACGACCGGAGTCCCGAAGGGGAGCATGATCACCCAAAAGAACATGTACAGTGTGGCCAAGGGCCAGGACGATGTGGATGCTGCAGAAGATACCTTCGAGTATGTATCCTTCCTCCCCTTTCCCTGGATAGGGGAACAGGAATTCGGCGTCTACTGGTCACTGTATAAGGCCTTTACAGTCAACTTTCCGGAAAAGGTGGAAACGGTGCGCGAGAATATCCGGGAGATCGGCCCCCATATCATGCTGGCCCCACCTCGAATCTGGGAGCGCATGTGCTCGGACATTCAGGTCAAAATCCAGGATGCCGCCTGGATCAAACGCCTGGCGTACAAGATTTTCCTTCCCGTTGGCTACCGGATGTCCGAATTCAAACTCAAGAAAAAGGCCCTCCCCTTTCAATGGAAGCTGCTCTATGGATTGGGGCATTTGTTTCTGTTTCGTGCACTCAAAAACTACCTGGGGCTTGCCAGGCTGAAACACGTGTACACCGGTGGGGCCCCGCTGGGGCCGGAGATTTTTCAGATGTTCCAGGCCCTCGGCGTCAACATCAAGCAGGCCTACGGCATGACCGAGCAGACCGCTGCCTCCATCATCCATCGCACGGACGACATCCGTCTCGACACGGTGGGACAACCCTTGCCTGGAATCGAATTTAAGGTATCCGATACCGGCGAACTCCTCTCACGGGGGCCCACCATCTTTAAGGGGTATTACAAGAACCCCGAGGCCACTGCAGAGGCCCTCAGAGAAGGATGGTTTCATTCGGGAGATGCAGCGCTTATCGAAGAGGACGGCCACATCATCATTATAGATCGGATGTCCGATGTGATGAAACTGGCGGACGGGAGCAAATTCTCGCCCCAGCTCATTGAAAATAAATTGAGGTTCAGTCCCTACATCCTGGATGCCGTGGTCATCGGCCAGGAACGCCCGTTTATTACGGCCATGATTGCCATCGATATGCCCAACGTGGGCAAATGGGCGGAGAACAACCAGATCCCTTATACGACCTTTACAGACATCTCCCAGAAGCAGGAAACCTATGATCTGATTGCCCGGGAAGTGGCCAAGACCAATGAGTCATTGCCAAAGGTGGCCAAAATAAGGAAATTTGTCCTTCTCTACAAGGAACTGGATGCGGATGACGATGAATTGACCCGAACCCGCAAAGTGAGAAGAAAATTCGTTGCAGAGCGGTATAAAGATCTGATCGAGGCCCTGTATGGGGACAAGGAAGAGCTGCAGATTGAAGCGGATATCCGATATCAGGATGGAAAGGGATTCCGCATGAAGACCACTGTCAGGGTCAAGCAGGTGGACCCCGGTGAATAG
- a CDS encoding ABC transporter substrate-binding protein — MMKKIGALLFCIMVTLGGLSINTAMAQDEEPIICGVHPFTGRFAFAGIHGADAMEDAVAMANEAGGVNGKKIKYFWADGEYKNDVGIAAFKRLYAQHKPQAMWGQSTGMTEALGPEIKDRYKVLYSAYTFAEIAADPAKNPYLFLPGPTYVEQFGILLKYISEQKPGANIAFFYSDTEFGREPIPAGREICKKLGLNLVAEEVAKVGGVDISTQVLDMKRKKVDYCIFQGFVTTPITAVMKQAKDYGLKAQFMGTFWSTEKHLLDQLGPMADEYVGVTAYSYYYQDENPMIQKIRAWTEKHHPKTAAYRSQAYMQVFMGTQLIIEAYRIAAKTGAIDGTSLAKALQSIKGFDVGGLMPPVTMKNNSIPVGRIVRGNSKTMQFDPISDWMTLD; from the coding sequence ATGATGAAAAAAATTGGCGCTTTGCTTTTCTGTATCATGGTGACGTTGGGAGGTCTGAGCATCAACACGGCCATGGCCCAGGATGAGGAACCCATCATCTGTGGGGTCCACCCATTCACGGGCCGTTTTGCCTTTGCAGGCATTCACGGCGCGGATGCCATGGAAGATGCTGTCGCCATGGCCAATGAGGCAGGAGGGGTCAACGGAAAGAAGATCAAATATTTCTGGGCCGATGGGGAATACAAAAATGACGTGGGCATTGCCGCCTTCAAGCGTCTTTATGCACAGCACAAACCCCAGGCCATGTGGGGACAGAGCACGGGCATGACCGAGGCACTGGGACCGGAGATCAAGGACCGTTACAAAGTACTGTATTCTGCCTATACCTTTGCCGAAATTGCCGCCGACCCTGCGAAGAACCCATACCTGTTTCTTCCCGGACCCACCTATGTGGAGCAGTTCGGTATTCTGTTGAAATACATCTCCGAGCAGAAACCCGGGGCCAATATCGCCTTTTTTTACAGCGACACCGAGTTCGGGCGTGAACCCATCCCGGCGGGCCGAGAGATCTGCAAAAAGCTGGGTCTCAACCTGGTTGCTGAGGAGGTTGCCAAGGTAGGGGGCGTTGATATCTCCACCCAGGTTCTGGATATGAAGCGGAAAAAGGTGGACTACTGCATTTTCCAGGGGTTTGTCACCACGCCGATTACCGCGGTGATGAAACAGGCCAAAGATTACGGATTGAAGGCCCAGTTTATGGGGACCTTCTGGTCAACCGAGAAACACCTGCTGGACCAACTGGGACCCATGGCCGATGAATATGTGGGCGTCACAGCCTATTCCTATTACTACCAGGATGAAAACCCGATGATCCAAAAGATCCGTGCCTGGACTGAAAAGCATCACCCAAAAACAGCCGCATATCGTTCTCAGGCCTACATGCAGGTCTTCATGGGGACGCAACTCATCATTGAAGCCTACCGGATTGCGGCCAAAACCGGCGCCATCGACGGGACCAGTCTTGCCAAGGCCCTCCAGTCCATCAAGGGTTTTGACGTGGGCGGTCTCATGCCCCCGGTGACCATGAAGAACAACAGCATCCCCGTGGGAAGGATCGTGCGGGGCAATTCAAAGACCATGCAGTTTGATCCGATTTCCGACTGGATGACGCTGGATTGA
- a CDS encoding branched-chain amino acid ABC transporter permease — MRCGDFKETYIQDEAIFQSLFVKFWLCLLFLFLLGLPFLANAYILYVANMVGFAIIGAIGLNLLTGFTGQISLGHAAFLGVGAYTSAILVTRLGFSFWLSIPCAGLVAALAGLIIGIPSLRVKGLYLCIATLAAQFIFEFIFTRWESMTKGITGIHIPPPTIAGFEFKTERDFYWITLVFVVLAVGYARNLIRSRTGRAFIAIRDRDLSAEIIGINLFRYKLSSFAISSFYAGVAGALWMTFLKVVTPDHFPFILSIQYLAMIIVGGLGSVLGSIFGAIFITLTPEFLNYLSEVVKASAPGYEEIFVPMKEVIFGLLIVLFLIFEPRGLAEIWNRIKVFFRLWPFSY; from the coding sequence ATGCGGTGCGGAGATTTTAAAGAAACCTATATCCAGGACGAGGCGATTTTTCAGTCTCTTTTTGTGAAATTCTGGTTGTGTCTCCTCTTTCTGTTTCTTCTGGGCTTGCCCTTTCTGGCCAACGCCTACATCCTCTATGTGGCCAATATGGTCGGCTTCGCCATCATCGGGGCCATCGGCCTGAATCTCCTCACCGGCTTTACCGGACAGATCTCCCTGGGCCATGCCGCCTTCCTGGGCGTGGGGGCCTATACCTCGGCCATCCTGGTTACCCGCCTGGGGTTTTCCTTCTGGCTGTCGATTCCCTGTGCAGGGCTTGTGGCTGCCTTGGCCGGATTAATTATCGGCATACCTTCACTTCGCGTGAAAGGTCTCTATCTCTGCATTGCCACCCTCGCGGCCCAGTTTATTTTCGAGTTCATCTTCACCCGGTGGGAATCCATGACCAAGGGAATCACCGGCATTCACATCCCTCCCCCGACCATCGCCGGCTTCGAATTTAAGACCGAAAGGGATTTCTACTGGATTACCCTCGTTTTTGTGGTGCTCGCTGTCGGCTATGCCAGGAACCTGATTCGTTCGCGAACCGGAAGGGCCTTCATCGCCATCCGGGACCGGGATCTTTCGGCTGAGATCATCGGGATCAATCTTTTCAGGTATAAGCTCAGTTCCTTTGCCATCAGCTCTTTTTATGCAGGCGTGGCCGGCGCCCTGTGGATGACCTTTCTCAAGGTGGTGACGCCGGATCATTTCCCTTTCATCCTGAGCATTCAGTACCTGGCCATGATCATCGTTGGGGGACTGGGGAGTGTTTTGGGCTCTATCTTTGGCGCCATATTCATCACCTTAACGCCTGAATTCCTCAACTATCTGTCAGAGGTCGTAAAGGCCAGTGCCCCTGGGTATGAAGAAATCTTTGTCCCCATGAAAGAGGTGATTTTTGGTCTTCTCATTGTCCTTTTTCTGATCTTCGAGCCGAGGGGCCTGGCTGAAATCTGGAACCGGATAAAGGTGTTTTTCAGGCTGTGGCCGTTTTCTTATTAG
- a CDS encoding branched-chain amino acid ABC transporter permease produces MDILIQVIITGFATGGLYGLIALGFVLIYKATSVLNLAMGEFMTLGAFICFTVLTQVKVPFSLALLLTLAAAIVLGILVERLILRPLIGEPIISVIMITIGLGVILRGLMYMVWTPTFRNFPEIFPPEPLDLNFAVVPSGLLWGFVFAIIATTAFLLIFKFSRTGVAMRAVASDQQAALSMGISVRWVFAIAWCFGAMAAVIGGIVIGNISGISVYMGDIGLKVLAVIILGGLDSIGGAVLAGFIIGILENLTGLYIDPLVGGGAKDVAPFFILVLILMIRPYGLFGKQLIERV; encoded by the coding sequence ATGGATATCCTGATCCAGGTCATCATCACGGGATTTGCAACGGGCGGCTTATACGGCCTGATAGCGCTCGGATTTGTCCTTATCTATAAGGCGACCAGCGTCCTTAACCTGGCCATGGGGGAGTTCATGACCCTCGGCGCATTTATCTGTTTTACGGTGCTGACCCAGGTCAAGGTTCCTTTTTCCCTGGCCCTTCTTCTGACGCTTGCGGCAGCCATCGTCCTCGGCATCCTGGTGGAACGGCTTATTCTAAGGCCGCTTATCGGAGAGCCCATAATATCCGTCATCATGATCACCATCGGTCTCGGCGTTATCCTCAGAGGCCTGATGTATATGGTCTGGACGCCCACGTTCCGAAATTTTCCTGAAATCTTTCCCCCCGAGCCCCTGGATCTCAACTTTGCCGTGGTCCCGTCCGGGCTCTTGTGGGGCTTTGTCTTCGCCATTATCGCAACCACTGCATTCCTCCTTATCTTCAAGTTTTCCCGCACCGGCGTTGCCATGCGGGCCGTGGCCAGCGACCAGCAGGCGGCCCTTTCCATGGGCATCAGCGTCCGATGGGTCTTTGCCATTGCCTGGTGTTTCGGAGCCATGGCAGCAGTAATCGGAGGGATTGTCATCGGGAACATCAGCGGCATCAGCGTATACATGGGCGATATCGGGCTGAAGGTACTGGCCGTCATTATTCTGGGGGGCCTCGACAGCATCGGGGGGGCCGTCCTGGCGGGTTTCATCATCGGAATACTGGAAAATCTGACAGGCCTTTATATCGATCCGCTGGTAGGGGGAGGGGCCAAAGACGTGGCGCCTTTCTTTATCCTGGTACTCATTCTCATGATTCGGCCCTATGGCCTGTTCGGCAAGCAGCTCATTGAAAGGGTCTGA